In the genome of Massilia sp. W12, the window TTTACAATGTATATAAAACATGCCTCTTGAGCCAACCAGAATGTCTCCCGGCATTTGGCGAAGGCAGGCGGGCGAAACGCGCCAACGGCTGGTGGCGGATGAAGGCGATATCATCACTGGCGGCGGTGCAGCTTTATGCATCGACAGAATGTTTCACTTAGCAGGGTGTTGATAAATGAAGGTGCTCAGAATTTTGACCAATATATCTAGCGGAAAATCCAGAAAATCAACCAGATACAGCATGAATAATCATCAAGTGTTAGTTTTTCAACTCCCTGTTAAGTTGGGCGGATTGGTTGATCAGGTGGCACAGCTTGTAAATACTCCTCTTCCGTCAGGCCTTCATTGAGTGTTGCAAGCGCTTCTTCCAAAGCAGGGTTGGCGATCCGGCTAAAGTCCTCAGCAAACGCCGTCACACAGCCACGCTCGGAATCAGTGACCAAATAAATCTCCCCGCTTTCCGGCAATAGCGCCAGTGCTTCAGGCGGCAGAATCAAATGCCCCCCCTCCATCCGACCATACATCCGTTTCATCACCATAACTCACCTTATGAAATTGTTTTGTGGGAAATTCCCAGCTCCGCATTCTTGCGCAGCCTGGATAAACGAGAACCGCTCTGAAAATCATGCATTCCAAGAATATGTGACAAGTTAAAACCACCCCGGAGACCCGTGCCATGGCCAAGTCGTCTGCATACCTTTCATGCGGCTTGGCGCAATCCAAGTTTCATTCGCCTTATCCCGCTCAGCCCCCCCCTGCCCTGCCATCTTCGCCCTCCCGCTTCTCCGTCCCGCGCTCATCGGCGCTGTTTTTTTCTTCCGCTTCCGATTCATTTTTCAAGGCCGGCATCCGGGTGAAATGCGAGCGCTCACCGCTTTCTTCTATCAAAGTGAAGGAATCGGCCTGCAAATTGAGGATTTTATTGATGTCCGGCGGCAACAGCATGGCGCCGCTGTTGCTGACGAAACGGATGATGATCCAGCCGGCAAACAGATAGAAAAGGATGCGCAATGGTGAACGGATCATGTGCGGCAAATTGTTATTGAGACGCATCGCAAACCTTTTCATCCAAAAGTGTGCTCACGCTGACAAGCCGGGGGAGCGCCATGCTGAAGCGATACGGCAAGAAGCTGGCGCATATTAACAGCATGCGTGCAGCAGAACCGCCCCATGCTGTAATCCAGCGCAGAGCCTGGATTCATCCCAGTCCGCCAAATGGGATTGCTGAAGCGCTTGATGCTGCGCTACAGTAGCGCTCATCCTTCACTTTTGCAAACAGGACGCTTGCCATGCACGCCTTTGCACAGCCGGACCGCGCCGCTCTCGCCCCCGCCGCCACATTGAAAACGCCACAGTCTGCACATTCGGCTCAGCAGGCGCACAAACTGCAGTTGGGTTTGCAATCGGCGGCGCAGCCGCTGGATTTGGCAATCAGGTGTGAGATGGAACAGTATTTCCAGCACGATTTCAGCCAGGTGCGGGTGCACAGCGGCGCCGATGCGGCGCGCTCGGCGCAGGCGCTGCAAGCCCATGCCTACACCTTTGGCAATCATATTGTGTTCAACAGCGGCCAATTTGCGCCGCAACAGATGCGCGGGCAACAATTGCTGGCGCATGAATTGGCGCATGTGATTCAACAAAGCAACGCGCCGCATACTGATCTCACATCAAGTGCGCCCGGCATAGCGCACGCCGGTGAAGCGGAAGCCAATCTGGCGGCGCAACAGCTGGCCGGATCAAAGTGGCCGCCACACGCCAAGCCGGCGCGCATCCGTCATCGCAGCAACACACGCATGATTGCGCGCCTGGCGCAATGCGAGGAATTACCCGGCTTCAGCCAAAACAGCGAAGGCAGCCGCAATAATTCCTGCGGCGCTGCCTCCCTGGTGACTGCCCTGCTGATCTGGGACCGTGAGCGCAAAAATCCGAATGCTCCCAACACTTTGCTGATTGCCGCATTAAACAATGTGCTGCTGGACATCACTCAACAACTCAGTACGCTCCAGCGGCAGCTAAATAAGACGCAGCAACTGGGCGGGAATACAAATAGACTGCAAGCAGAATTCGATAAATTAAAAAAGATTTACCCGGTTTTGCAGGAATTGCGCAATCAGGCGCAAAGCGCTGATGGCAAATTTGATCAAGCCGACTATGAATATCTGGGCCAGGCTTTGTATGCCTTGCAAAAGGAAGAACACACTGAAGGCATCAAATTGGGCGGTCAACGCTCTTTGCAAAAAAAGCTGGGCATGGATGCGCCAGGCATCAGTGACCCGGGCCGGCGCGTTTCCTTTGATGAATTATTAAAGCCGCTGTCCGCCTTGCGCCCCGGTCAAATCGCCCAAGTCAGCTGGTTTTCGCGCGGCGCGCTGAATCAACGCGGCGAAGGCGTATTCACACCGCACGCATTTTTGCTTGGCCGCTTGCAGCGCGGGGCCTGGTTTGTCTCGGATCAGGGCAGTCTGCCGCCATTTCAACTCGAAGCGGAATCGCTGGAAGCATTGAAACAAGGCATACGCCAGCACACCAGCCAAAATAATAAGGGCATACACACCGGCGGCTATCCAGCGCAAGCTGATTTGCTGAGCGACGGCGGGGTGAGCGAAGTCGGGCTCACCATCCTGGCCAATCAAGGCGGGATTGAAGCCAAAGTCCAGTCGGCTTTATTGCAAAACGGTGAGTTTTTAGCTGAAGTGGATAACTCCATCGTGCGCTTTGGCGACAAAATCCGCGTCACAGGATTTATCGCCTATGCCCACTCGCTGGAAGAAGCCAGGCAGATAATGGCGCGCAGCGGCAGTGATGGCGGCGCGGCCATGGTTGAAAAACCGCAAGGCTTGTTTGCGATTTACAAAACCAATCTGGTGAGTGAGCACAATGCCCAGGCCGGGCAAGTTGACGCCAACGATTCCAGCGGCGGCGCGTTCAGCTCATCCCCGCAACGCTTCTTTCAGGCTTGGCTGCAACTGCGCAGCCCAAGCGGCAGGGGCGCGCTGTTTCAAGTGTATTGAGACGGCGCCCGGCTTTAATCCAGACGCCTGCCGAGATACGCCAAATCCATCGCGGCGCGCCAAAAAACATGCGGCGCCCATGCGGCTTGCCGGCATCACCTCTCGCATCGCAACATTTTTTACAACTCCCGCAAAAATTCTTGCGCGTTCGACTTGAAAACCCCCAAAGCCGTCCATATAATCAGCACTCGTCAGGGGAGAGTGCTAACAACAGCCTGAATCCGGGTCAATATTTCCGATTTCATGGCGTTAGAGGCAACATTTTCTTCCCGCAGCGTGCATGTTTGATATGCACACATTGTTATCAAACGCAAACACAACTGAATTAAGGAGTTTTTGTATGAACCTTCGCCCTTTGCACGATCGCGTTATCGTCAAGCGTCTCGATCAGGAAACCAAAACCGCATCCGGCATCATCATCCCTGACGCCCATGCAGAAAAACCGGATCAAGGTGAAGTGCTGGCCGTGGGCAACGGCAAAGTGCTGGAAGACGGCAAAGTGCGCGCACTCGAAGTCAAAGTCGGTGACCGCGTGCTGTTCGGCAAATATTCCGGCCAAACCGTGAAAGTGGATGGCAACGAACTGCTGGTGATGCGCGAAGAAGACATCATGGCTGTTGTTGAGCGTTAATCGCTTTGCTGATTACGCATTCACATCCTCTCTTAAAGAATTGAAACAGGAGTAATACCATGGCAGCTAAAGACGTAGTTTTCGGCGATTCCGCCCGTTCCAAAATGGTGGAAGGCGTCAACATTCTGGCCAACGCCGTTAAAGTGACCCTGGGCCCGAAAGGCCGCAACGTTGTGCTGGAGCGTTCCTACGGCGCCCCGACCGTGACCAAGGACGGTGTGTCCGTGGCCAAGGAAATCGAACTCAAAGACAAGCTCATGAACATGGGCGCGCAAATGGTGAAGGAAGTTGCTTCCAAGACCAGCGACAACGCCGGCGACGGCACCACCACCGCTACCGTGCTGGCGCAAGCCATCGTGCGCGAAGGCATGAAATATGTGGCCGCCGGCATGAACCCGATGGATCTCAAGCGCGGCATCGACAAGGCTGTGACCGCCACCGTGGCTGAACTGAAAAAGATCGCCAAGCCCTGCACCACCAGCAAAGAAATCGCACAAGTCGGCTCGATCTCCGCTAACAGCGATTCTTCCATCGGCGACCGCATCGCTGAAGCGATGGAAAAAGTCGGCAAAGAAGGCGTGATCACCGTGGAAGACGGCAAGTCCTTGAACGACGAGCTGGATATCGTGGAAGGCATGCAGTTCGACCGTGGCTATCTGTCGCCGTACTTCATCAACAATCCGGACAAGCAAGTGGTGATTCAGGACAATCCGTTCATCCTGCTGTGCGACAAGAAAATCTCCAGCATCCGCGATCTGCTGCCGGTGTTGGAACAAGTGGCCAAGGCTGGCCGTCCGCTGTTGATCATCGCTGAAGATATCGAAGGCGAAGCGCTGGCGACTCTGGTGGTGAACAATATCCGTGGCGTGCTGAAAGTGTGCGCAGTCAAGGCCCCGGGCTTTGGCGACCGTCGCAAAGCCATGCTGGAAGATATCGCTATCCTGACCGGCGGCCAAGTGATCGCTGAAGAAGTCGGCCTGACCCTGGAAAAAGCCACTCTGGCTGATCTGGGCCAAGCCAAGCGCGTGGAAATCGGCAAAGAAAACACCACCGTGATCGACGGCGCCGGCCAATCCGCCGCGATCGAAGCCCGCGTCAAGCAAGTGCGCGTGCAAATCGAAGAAGCGACTTCCGACTACGACCGTGAAAAACTGCAAGAGCGCGTGGCCAAGCTGGCCGGCGGTGTGGCAGTGATCAAGGTTGGCGCCGCCACCGAAGTCGAAATGAAAGAAAAGAAAGCCCGCGTGGAAGACGCGCTGCACGCTACCCGCGCTGCGGTGGAAGAAGGCATTGTGCCTGGCGGCGGCGTGGCCCTGCTGCGCGCCCGCGCCAACCTGAGCGTCAAGGGTGACAACTCTGACCAGGAAGCCGGCATCCGCATCGTGCTGCGCGCGATGGAAGAGCCGCTGCGCATGATCGTGCAAAACGCTGGCGATGAGCCGTCCGTGGTGGTGGCCAAGGTGCTGGAAGGCGCTGGCAACTTCGGTTACAACGCTGCCAATGGCACCTATGGCGACATGGTGGAAATGGGCGTGCTGGATCCGGCCAAAGTGACCCGCTCCGCACTGCAAAACGCTGCTTCCATCGCTGGTCTGATGCTGACCACCGATTGCATGGTGGCTGAGCTGCCGGAAGACAAGCCGGCCCCGGCAATGGGTGGCGGCATGGGCGGTATGGGCGGCATGGGCGGCATGGACATGATGTAATATCGTCCATCTGCGCAACAAACCCCGCTGCACAAAAAACCCGCAACGCAAGTTGCGGGTTTTTTTCATCTTGCCGCCGGAAAAAAACGGTGAGACAAACCGGACCCGGCAATGGGTGGCGGCATGGACATGATGTAATCATCCGGCTCAGGCGCCAAACCCTGCTGCACAAAGAACCTTGCTGCGCCGTCTTTCACACCCGCTCACAAGCCGCCCAGCAATTCCAACAGCCTTTGGCCGGCGCGCCCGAGTGGCCGGGCGCGCGCCTGCACCAGTTGCGGGGTGAAGCGGTAACGCGAGCCGCCTTCATATTTCACCTCGCGCAAGGCCCCTTGCGCCAATTCTTCCTGCACCAGAAATTGCGGCATCCAGCCATAGCCCATGCCCATCAGGAGCGCCTGTTTTTTTGCGACAAAACCGGACAGAAAAAACGCGCGCTCACTGCCGAACATATGCTGATCATTGCCGCTGTCGCTGGAATCCTGAATCGTCAGCTCGGTGTGTTCCTGCAATTGGCTCAGGCTGACCTGCTCTTGCGCGGCCAGGGCGTGGGCCGGGCTGACGCATAAAATGCATTCGATTTCATCCAGCGCGCGGCAGTGTAATTCCGGCTTTTGCTGAAAGTCTTTGACGATCATCATATCCGCATTTTCTTTTTCAAAGCGTTGCTGCACGCCGCGCAAAAACTCAATCTTGACTTGCACCTTGGTCGGCGCCCCTTCTGCACTGAGAGCTTTTAGCGCCAGTAACACTTTTTCCAAGGGCAAGATGCCGTCCACGATCAAGAGCAAGTGCGCCTCCCAGCCCTGACGGTATTGTGCAGCCAAGGCTTGCAATTGCCCGGCTTGCTGCAAAAGCTTGCGCCCCTCTTGCAAGATGCCGGCGCCGGCATCGGTCAGGCTGACGCGGTAGCCGCTGCGGTCGAGCAAGGCGACGCCTAATTGCTGCTCCAGCTTCGCCACCTGATAGCTGACCGCCGATTGCACTTTATGCAGACGCTGCGCGGCGCGCGCAAAGCCGCCTTCGCGCACCACCATATCCAAGGCCGCCAGGGCTTCCAGGTCGATTGTCATTGCCGCCTCACATGATCAAAGTTTTTGATTAAATTCATCAAAATCTTACGCTTTTTTTGTTCTTCTGACTTGGCTATAGTGCGCATATCAGCCTGCTGTCAGGCACAACACAATAATGAGGAGCAGATTCATGCACAATCCGGTCAAACTGCGCGGTATCGAATTCACTGAGTTTTGCGGTCAAAGCAATCTCGCACTGGAAAATCTGTTTTGGGAATTCGGCTTTTCGCGCCTGCGCCGCCATGCGCATAAAGACATCAGCTACTACCGCCAAAATGACATCCACTTTCTGATTAATCACGACAAGCAAGGCTTTTCGGCCAGCTTCGCCAAGCAGCACGGGCCGTCGATTTGCGCCATGGGCTGGCGCGTGGAAGATGCGCAGTTTGCGCTGGAAACTGCGGTGGCGCGCGGTGCGCGGGCGGTGGCGGATGCGGATAAAGACCACCCTTATCCGGCGGTGTACGGGATTGGCGAGAGTTTGATTTACTTCATTGAAGCGCCCGCCGATGGCCGCAGTATTTATGAGCGTGATTTTG includes:
- a CDS encoding DUF4157 domain-containing protein — encoded protein: MHAFAQPDRAALAPAATLKTPQSAHSAQQAHKLQLGLQSAAQPLDLAIRCEMEQYFQHDFSQVRVHSGADAARSAQALQAHAYTFGNHIVFNSGQFAPQQMRGQQLLAHELAHVIQQSNAPHTDLTSSAPGIAHAGEAEANLAAQQLAGSKWPPHAKPARIRHRSNTRMIARLAQCEELPGFSQNSEGSRNNSCGAASLVTALLIWDRERKNPNAPNTLLIAALNNVLLDITQQLSTLQRQLNKTQQLGGNTNRLQAEFDKLKKIYPVLQELRNQAQSADGKFDQADYEYLGQALYALQKEEHTEGIKLGGQRSLQKKLGMDAPGISDPGRRVSFDELLKPLSALRPGQIAQVSWFSRGALNQRGEGVFTPHAFLLGRLQRGAWFVSDQGSLPPFQLEAESLEALKQGIRQHTSQNNKGIHTGGYPAQADLLSDGGVSEVGLTILANQGGIEAKVQSALLQNGEFLAEVDNSIVRFGDKIRVTGFIAYAHSLEEARQIMARSGSDGGAAMVEKPQGLFAIYKTNLVSEHNAQAGQVDANDSSGGAFSSSPQRFFQAWLQLRSPSGRGALFQVY
- the groES gene encoding co-chaperone GroES — its product is MNLRPLHDRVIVKRLDQETKTASGIIIPDAHAEKPDQGEVLAVGNGKVLEDGKVRALEVKVGDRVLFGKYSGQTVKVDGNELLVMREEDIMAVVER
- a CDS encoding LysR family transcriptional regulator encodes the protein MTIDLEALAALDMVVREGGFARAAQRLHKVQSAVSYQVAKLEQQLGVALLDRSGYRVSLTDAGAGILQEGRKLLQQAGQLQALAAQYRQGWEAHLLLIVDGILPLEKVLLALKALSAEGAPTKVQVKIEFLRGVQQRFEKENADMMIVKDFQQKPELHCRALDEIECILCVSPAHALAAQEQVSLSQLQEHTELTIQDSSDSGNDQHMFGSERAFFLSGFVAKKQALLMGMGYGWMPQFLVQEELAQGALREVKYEGGSRYRFTPQLVQARARPLGRAGQRLLELLGGL
- the groL gene encoding chaperonin GroEL (60 kDa chaperone family; promotes refolding of misfolded polypeptides especially under stressful conditions; forms two stacked rings of heptamers to form a barrel-shaped 14mer; ends can be capped by GroES; misfolded proteins enter the barrel where they are refolded when GroES binds), translating into MAAKDVVFGDSARSKMVEGVNILANAVKVTLGPKGRNVVLERSYGAPTVTKDGVSVAKEIELKDKLMNMGAQMVKEVASKTSDNAGDGTTTATVLAQAIVREGMKYVAAGMNPMDLKRGIDKAVTATVAELKKIAKPCTTSKEIAQVGSISANSDSSIGDRIAEAMEKVGKEGVITVEDGKSLNDELDIVEGMQFDRGYLSPYFINNPDKQVVIQDNPFILLCDKKISSIRDLLPVLEQVAKAGRPLLIIAEDIEGEALATLVVNNIRGVLKVCAVKAPGFGDRRKAMLEDIAILTGGQVIAEEVGLTLEKATLADLGQAKRVEIGKENTTVIDGAGQSAAIEARVKQVRVQIEEATSDYDREKLQERVAKLAGGVAVIKVGAATEVEMKEKKARVEDALHATRAAVEEGIVPGGGVALLRARANLSVKGDNSDQEAGIRIVLRAMEEPLRMIVQNAGDEPSVVVAKVLEGAGNFGYNAANGTYGDMVEMGVLDPAKVTRSALQNAASIAGLMLTTDCMVAELPEDKPAPAMGGGMGGMGGMGGMDMM